The following are encoded together in the Aerococcus mictus genome:
- a CDS encoding putative polysaccharide biosynthesis protein has translation MASSKNRRSQQALKGASLLTLAGIIAKILSAVYRVPFQNLVGDTGFYVYQQVYPIYGIGMTFALSGLPNYVGKQISWQVDLAHRRLFLRRYSLLVVIFSLLCFSLTFFLAPLLAQGMADPNLAVVIRSVSYMFLAMPFLLLIRGAFQGRNDMKHTAVSQVIEQVVRVGVILGVAYLYSQVFSQDWSLYEMGAWAMASAGIAGFTAASYLILALLQSRGTQRLFQQSKRSRALAEDPPYHLTWPQILRTFVTDGLVICSFSALLVFFQLIDSFTLYDGLLDFGLDSELAKVYKGVYDRGQPFVQLGMVFSLAFQTSYLPLLSQAFVKKQKALFREAAARFSRLTFFISLLVTAGIMAILPELNVMLFSDAKGSGVLEQYLLMTVLASWVLIYHNIFLGQNQWFYSAMALGLGLLVKGVFAHLLVSRFGLVGGVWSSLLALVMMLVLMHHFIPHSIKTESQMGILLRDTSLVVLLMWLAIMVLRWTFWLNFPKSRAFATLFVGLAVLLGAGVVLLVVRRYPILNPAEWQELPLAKYWIKNKES, from the coding sequence ATGGCGTCTAGTAAAAACCGCCGCAGTCAACAAGCCTTAAAGGGAGCCAGCTTGTTGACCCTGGCCGGCATTATCGCTAAGATCCTCAGTGCGGTTTACCGGGTTCCCTTTCAAAACTTAGTGGGCGACACGGGTTTCTATGTCTACCAGCAAGTCTACCCCATTTATGGGATTGGAATGACCTTTGCCCTGAGCGGCTTACCTAATTACGTGGGCAAACAAATTAGCTGGCAGGTTGACCTGGCCCACCGCCGCCTGTTTTTACGACGTTATAGTCTCCTAGTAGTCATTTTTTCTTTATTGTGTTTTAGCCTGACCTTTTTTCTGGCCCCGCTTTTAGCTCAGGGAATGGCTGATCCCAACTTGGCAGTGGTGATTCGGAGCGTTTCCTATATGTTCTTAGCCATGCCTTTTCTCCTCCTCATCCGGGGAGCCTTTCAGGGCCGCAATGATATGAAGCATACCGCCGTCTCCCAGGTGATCGAGCAAGTGGTCCGGGTTGGGGTGATTTTAGGGGTGGCTTATCTCTATAGCCAGGTCTTTAGTCAGGACTGGTCCCTCTATGAGATGGGGGCCTGGGCCATGGCCTCGGCTGGGATTGCTGGTTTTACGGCAGCTAGCTACCTCATCCTGGCCCTGCTTCAATCCAGGGGCACCCAGCGCCTATTCCAACAGTCAAAAAGAAGTCGCGCCCTGGCTGAAGATCCGCCTTATCACTTGACCTGGCCCCAGATTTTAAGAACCTTTGTAACTGATGGCCTGGTGATTTGTAGTTTTTCAGCCTTACTGGTCTTTTTTCAATTGATTGATTCTTTTACCCTTTATGATGGTTTACTGGATTTTGGTTTGGATAGTGAACTGGCTAAGGTTTATAAGGGAGTCTATGATCGCGGCCAGCCCTTTGTCCAATTGGGCATGGTCTTTTCCCTGGCCTTCCAGACCTCTTACTTGCCCCTGCTTTCCCAGGCCTTTGTCAAAAAACAAAAGGCTCTATTTAGGGAAGCGGCAGCTCGTTTTAGCCGCTTGACTTTCTTTATCAGTCTATTGGTCACGGCGGGGATAATGGCTATCTTACCGGAGCTCAATGTGATGCTCTTTAGTGATGCCAAGGGTAGCGGGGTCTTAGAACAGTATCTACTGATGACTGTCTTGGCCAGCTGGGTATTGATCTACCATAATATTTTCCTGGGCCAGAACCAGTGGTTTTATTCGGCCATGGCCCTGGGCTTGGGATTATTAGTCAAAGGGGTCTTTGCCCATTTGCTGGTTAGTCGCTTTGGCCTAGTGGGAGGCGTTTGGTCCAGTTTACTCGCTCTAGTGATGATGCTGGTCTTGATGCACCACTTTATCCCCCATTCGATTAAAACCGAGAGTCAAATGGGAATTTTACTGAGAGACACTAGCCTAGTGGTCTTGCTCATGTGGCTGGCCATTATGGTTTTACGTTGGACCTTTTGGTTGAATTTTCCTAAAAGCCGGGCCTTTGCCACTTTATTTGTGGGCTTGGCTGTCCTTTTGGGAGCAGGTGTCGTATTATTAGTAGTAAGAAGATACCCGATACTTAATCCGGCTGAGTGGCAAGAGCTCCCCTTGGCTAAATATTGGATCAAAAATAAGGAGAGTTAG
- a CDS encoding RNA-binding S4 domain-containing protein produces the protein MRIDKFLKVARIIKRRTVAKEACDQGRVAVNGRSAKSGTNLEVGDTVKIEFGNKWLTLRVDALENSTKKEDASKMYTILDEEWKEKASEPEFF, from the coding sequence ATGCGAATTGATAAATTTTTAAAAGTTGCTCGAATTATTAAGCGACGTACCGTGGCCAAAGAGGCCTGCGACCAAGGCCGGGTTGCTGTCAATGGGCGATCGGCCAAGTCAGGGACCAACTTGGAAGTTGGTGATACGGTTAAGATTGAGTTTGGAAATAAGTGGCTAACTTTGAGAGTCGATGCCCTAGAAAATTCGACTAAAAAAGAAGACGCCAGCAAAATGTACACCATTCTCGATGAGGAATGGAAGGAAAAAGCAAGCGAACCTGAATTTTTTTAA
- a CDS encoding S1 domain-containing RNA-binding protein, with protein MTVEVGEKVTGKVTGIVKFGVFVDLGDGTSGLVHISEISDSYIKDINDYLQKGDEVTAIVTKIQPDGKIALSMKDAKDHKQAEPKAQAKHGNSGPKPAKANNSHKKFDRKPQAKTSDFDAMMNNFLKESDDRLTSLKRNTEGKRGGRGGRRG; from the coding sequence ATGACCGTAGAAGTTGGGGAAAAAGTAACTGGTAAGGTTACAGGAATTGTTAAATTTGGTGTATTTGTCGATCTCGGTGATGGAACCAGTGGTTTAGTCCACATTTCTGAAATTTCCGATAGCTATATTAAAGATATCAATGATTATCTACAAAAAGGCGATGAGGTGACCGCGATTGTCACTAAAATTCAACCGGATGGAAAGATTGCCTTATCCATGAAGGACGCCAAGGATCACAAGCAAGCTGAGCCTAAAGCACAAGCTAAGCATGGCAATAGTGGTCCTAAGCCAGCTAAGGCCAACAATAGCCATAAGAAATTTGACCGTAAGCCACAAGCAAAAACCAGTGACTTTGACGCCATGATGAATAATTTCTTAAAGGAAAGTGATGATCGCTTAACTTCCTTGAAGCGTAATACCGAAGGCAAACGTGGTGGCCGCGGTGGCCGTCGCGGCTAA
- a CDS encoding pyridoxal-phosphate dependent enzyme: protein MVEKLDNLLLTIGETPLIKLQRSVPYQAADVYVKLESQNPTGHIKDRSLLNLLEVYEEKGDLASGTTLVVCADFVTIRSLACLAAIKGYDGDFFLNEVVSEADLKALREYGMTIHPLSDPDKVTEQRQAAIESGQKEEAVLLHPDSDYACSVVHQLTTGPEIIEALGGKAPNAFVSAVSTGASLSGIGRALKEASEKTAIYAVEASSQSSLNDLDTASDFPLLDTSLFAEIIRVQNGRAYQEQEWLKVNEGLEVDFQSALAITGAIAVAERLGRGHKVVTIANGR, encoded by the coding sequence ATGGTAGAAAAACTGGATAATTTGCTCTTGACCATTGGCGAGACCCCACTGATTAAATTACAGCGGTCGGTTCCTTATCAAGCAGCGGATGTTTATGTCAAATTAGAAAGTCAAAATCCAACTGGTCACATCAAAGACCGTTCCTTATTAAATCTATTGGAAGTCTATGAGGAGAAAGGCGACCTAGCCAGTGGGACTACGCTAGTGGTCTGCGCTGACTTTGTCACCATTCGTTCCTTGGCCTGCCTAGCGGCTATCAAGGGTTATGACGGCGACTTCTTCCTCAATGAAGTGGTCAGTGAGGCTGACTTGAAAGCACTGCGTGAATATGGTATGACCATTCATCCTCTCAGCGATCCTGACAAAGTCACTGAACAAAGACAAGCTGCCATTGAAAGCGGTCAAAAAGAAGAAGCGGTCTTGCTTCATCCTGATAGTGACTATGCCTGCTCGGTGGTCCACCAGTTGACTACGGGGCCAGAAATTATTGAGGCCTTAGGGGGAAAAGCTCCGAATGCCTTTGTCTCGGCGGTATCAACAGGAGCAAGTCTCTCTGGTATCGGCCGGGCCCTCAAAGAAGCGTCGGAAAAGACCGCCATTTATGCTGTGGAAGCAAGTAGTCAATCAAGTTTAAATGATCTTGACACGGCTAGCGACTTCCCCCTCCTAGACACCAGTCTCTTTGCTGAGATTATCCGGGTCCAAAACGGCCGCGCTTATCAAGAACAAGAGTGGCTAAAGGTCAATGAAGGCCTTGAAGTCGACTTCCAATCTGCCCTAGCCATTACTGGAGCGATTGCCGTCGCCGAACGCCTAGGCCGGGGGCACAAGGTAGTTACCATAGCCAATGGACGGTAG
- the hpt gene encoding hypoxanthine phosphoribosyltransferase: MNQEISDILISTEEIQAINKRLGEEISKDYQDQDLLVVGILKGSFLFMADLIREINVPLEVDFMAVSSYGNGTESGGDVKILKDLEASVAGRHVLLVEDIVDTGYTLERLGELFKERQAASVKICAFLNKADRRQVKVEADYLGKEIPDAFVVGYGMDYAQKYRNLPYVGVLKSDQA; the protein is encoded by the coding sequence ATGAACCAAGAGATTAGCGATATCTTAATCAGTACGGAGGAAATCCAAGCCATTAATAAGCGCTTAGGTGAGGAAATTTCCAAAGATTATCAAGACCAAGACCTACTTGTGGTCGGAATCCTTAAGGGATCATTTTTATTTATGGCTGATTTAATCCGAGAAATTAATGTACCCCTAGAAGTGGACTTTATGGCGGTTTCCAGTTACGGCAATGGCACTGAATCAGGCGGCGACGTTAAGATCCTCAAAGACTTAGAGGCTTCAGTGGCAGGCCGGCATGTCTTATTGGTAGAAGATATTGTCGATACAGGCTATACCTTGGAACGCCTAGGTGAACTTTTCAAAGAACGCCAGGCTGCATCGGTTAAAATATGTGCATTTTTGAACAAGGCTGACCGCCGACAGGTAAAAGTTGAGGCTGATTACCTCGGCAAAGAAATCCCTGACGCTTTTGTAGTGGGATACGGCATGGACTATGCGCAAAAGTATCGTAATCTACCTTATGTAGGGGTTTTAAAGAGCGATCAGGCTTAA
- the dusB gene encoding tRNA dihydrouridine synthase DusB, with protein sequence MIKIGNIEITNPIAVAPMAGVSNAAFRTIVKAQGAGLVVCEMISDQGIHFRNKKTLSMLHIEDEEWPLSVQIFGGQADSLAEAAQFIEANTKAAIIDINMGCPVNKVVKTDAGSKALLDPNEVYKRVKTVADAVSIPVTVKMRTGWDDEHILAVENALAAQEAGAKMIAMHGRTREQMYTGKANWNIIKQVSQKLSVPFYGNGDIRTPEEAKYALDNYGVDGVMVGRGCLGNPWVIHRMVHYVETGELLPEKTGLERIEACKDHLTRLVDLKGESVGVREFRSMVAYYLKGIPRSAKVKVACTQADSYQEVVDLLNDFAKATKEREKAPKRQRLSREERLAQREAAKNR encoded by the coding sequence ATGATCAAAATCGGCAATATTGAAATCACTAACCCCATTGCGGTCGCTCCGATGGCTGGTGTCTCTAACGCCGCCTTTCGAACCATTGTCAAGGCCCAGGGAGCGGGACTGGTTGTTTGTGAAATGATTTCTGACCAAGGAATTCATTTTAGAAATAAAAAGACCCTATCTATGCTTCATATTGAGGATGAAGAGTGGCCGCTTTCCGTGCAGATCTTTGGCGGTCAAGCCGACTCTTTAGCGGAAGCCGCTCAATTTATTGAAGCCAATACCAAGGCTGCCATCATTGATATCAACATGGGCTGCCCGGTTAATAAAGTGGTGAAGACCGATGCGGGATCTAAGGCGCTCTTAGATCCTAATGAAGTCTATAAGCGGGTAAAGACGGTTGCCGATGCAGTTTCCATCCCAGTCACAGTGAAAATGCGGACAGGTTGGGACGACGAACATATCCTGGCCGTGGAAAATGCCCTGGCTGCTCAAGAAGCTGGCGCGAAGATGATTGCTATGCACGGCAGAACCCGGGAGCAAATGTATACCGGTAAGGCCAACTGGAATATTATTAAGCAAGTTAGTCAAAAGCTCTCTGTGCCTTTTTACGGCAATGGGGACATCCGGACTCCCGAAGAAGCCAAGTACGCCCTCGACAATTATGGGGTTGATGGTGTCATGGTGGGACGGGGTTGCCTAGGTAACCCTTGGGTAATCCACCGTATGGTTCATTACGTAGAGACCGGCGAACTCTTACCTGAAAAAACGGGTCTAGAACGGATTGAAGCCTGCAAGGACCACTTGACCCGACTGGTTGACTTAAAAGGAGAAAGTGTTGGGGTCCGGGAATTTCGTTCCATGGTGGCTTATTATCTCAAAGGAATTCCTCGTTCGGCTAAGGTCAAGGTGGCCTGCACCCAGGCGGATTCCTACCAAGAAGTCGTCGACCTGTTAAACGATTTCGCTAAGGCGACTAAAGAGCGTGAAAAAGCCCCTAAACGCCAACGCTTATCACGGGAAGAACGTTTAGCACAAAGAGAAGCTGCTAAAAACCGTTAA
- the hslO gene encoding Hsp33 family molecular chaperone HslO — MTDKLIKAISKDGFVRCSVIDAGDLVEDAHQRHDTWSAATAALGRTLIGTLLLAGDIKDDARMSVQIKGNGLGGKIVTTANGAGEVKGYIDNPHVSLDLNDQGKLDVRKVVGTEGTFSVTKDLGLKEPFSGQTPIVSGEIAEDFTYYLAASEQIPSAIGLGVLVNPDESVNKAGGWMLQVLPGASEETISRLERTVQDLPHITKLLSQHASLEEIIERLLGEGQANILSTHPISFTCDCTKERFAKGLVSLGSQELKAIIEEDGQAETVCHFCNSHYHYSKDDLEKLLEEAEA; from the coding sequence ATGACAGATAAGTTAATTAAAGCAATTAGTAAAGATGGTTTTGTACGTTGTAGTGTGATCGATGCCGGTGACTTAGTGGAGGACGCCCACCAACGCCATGATACCTGGAGCGCAGCCACAGCCGCTTTGGGACGGACTCTAATCGGGACTTTGCTCTTAGCTGGCGATATTAAAGACGATGCCAGGATGTCGGTTCAAATTAAAGGCAATGGCCTGGGTGGAAAAATTGTCACCACCGCTAATGGAGCGGGCGAGGTCAAAGGTTATATTGACAATCCCCATGTTTCGCTTGACTTGAATGACCAAGGCAAGTTGGATGTCCGTAAAGTGGTTGGCACTGAAGGAACCTTTTCAGTCACTAAGGACCTGGGGTTGAAGGAACCTTTTAGTGGACAAACCCCAATTGTTTCGGGTGAGATTGCCGAGGATTTCACTTATTATCTAGCGGCTTCAGAACAAATTCCTTCTGCCATAGGTCTGGGCGTCCTGGTCAATCCGGATGAATCAGTCAACAAGGCAGGTGGTTGGATGTTACAAGTCTTACCGGGAGCCAGTGAAGAAACCATTAGCCGCTTGGAGCGTACCGTTCAAGACCTCCCTCACATCACTAAATTACTCAGCCAGCATGCCAGCCTGGAGGAAATTATTGAACGTCTCTTAGGTGAAGGCCAAGCCAATATCTTATCTACCCATCCGATAAGCTTTACTTGTGACTGCACCAAGGAACGTTTCGCTAAGGGCTTAGTTAGCCTAGGTAGTCAGGAACTCAAAGCCATTATTGAAGAAGATGGTCAGGCAGAAACCGTTTGCCATTTCTGTAATAGTCACTACCACTACAGCAAGGACGACTTGGAAAAACTTCTAGAGGAGGCCGAAGCCTAG
- the ftsH gene encoding ATP-dependent zinc metalloprotease FtsH — protein sequence MQRKGSKRPNNFFSSGLIIIVIFLALLGIVNFFSSGGNSAASEEINQSEFIQKLKDKEIETVQIKPRAGAYEITGKYREDKEGSESSTSNNIPILNNTELDQAKGFIVHVLPNDSTLSAINQAAEDSGTEVVAQEEDQTNMWISLIMSAIPLIFFVFIMYMMFSQTQGGGRNNPMQMGKSRVEDVSKKSRVKFSDVAGCEEEKEELVELVDFLRAPKKYHDIGARIPKGVLLEGPPGTGKTLLAKAVAGEANVPFYSISGSEFVEMFVGVGASRVRDLFDTAKKNSPAIIFIDEIDAVGRQRGAASGSGGHDEREQTLNQLLVEMDGFEEKDNVIVIAATNRSDVLDPALLRPGRFDRQILVGRPDVKGREAILKVHARNKPLAQNVDLKVIAQQTPGFTGAELENVLNEAALLAARLDKKRIEMVDVDEAQDRVIAGPAKPNSQPSLEERRVTAFHEAGHTVCGMVLSDARVVHKVTIVPRGKAGGYAVMLPKEDQTMHSKKNLHEQIVGLLGGRASEEIFFDTQTTGASNDFEQATSLARSMITEYGMSEELGPISYEGNHSMRGTNPYQQKSYSGETAAKIDQELRKVMDQALEEAKDILSQHKEQVRVIAEHLLKLETLNAKQIKSLFENGHLPDDDESQQSGHENEPISYEEAKENLKKSQIERQKKVQEEVDDSKEETISSPEEDRHEDHTNETQNDNVPSQESNDDDQE from the coding sequence ATGCAAAGAAAAGGATCAAAGAGACCCAATAACTTTTTTTCCAGTGGTCTAATTATCATTGTCATTTTCTTGGCGCTTCTAGGAATAGTGAATTTCTTCTCGTCAGGAGGAAATTCGGCTGCTTCAGAGGAAATTAACCAGTCCGAATTTATTCAAAAACTAAAGGATAAAGAAATTGAAACGGTTCAAATTAAACCTCGCGCAGGCGCCTATGAGATCACCGGGAAGTACCGGGAAGACAAGGAAGGAAGCGAGTCATCGACTTCCAATAATATTCCGATATTAAATAATACTGAACTCGACCAGGCTAAGGGCTTCATTGTTCATGTATTACCTAATGACTCAACCCTGTCAGCCATTAACCAAGCGGCAGAAGATTCAGGGACCGAAGTCGTGGCCCAAGAAGAAGATCAAACGAATATGTGGATTAGTTTGATCATGAGCGCCATTCCCTTAATCTTCTTCGTCTTTATCATGTATATGATGTTCTCACAAACCCAAGGCGGGGGGCGGAACAACCCCATGCAAATGGGTAAAAGCCGGGTAGAAGACGTCTCTAAGAAATCACGGGTGAAATTCTCTGACGTTGCTGGTTGTGAGGAAGAGAAGGAAGAACTAGTTGAACTGGTTGACTTCCTCCGTGCTCCTAAGAAATACCACGATATTGGTGCTCGGATTCCTAAAGGGGTCCTCTTAGAAGGCCCTCCCGGAACTGGTAAAACCTTACTAGCTAAAGCCGTAGCCGGGGAAGCCAATGTGCCTTTCTACTCCATCTCGGGGTCAGAATTTGTGGAAATGTTCGTCGGTGTCGGGGCTAGCCGGGTGCGTGACTTGTTTGATACGGCCAAGAAAAATTCGCCTGCTATCATTTTCATTGATGAAATTGATGCGGTTGGTCGGCAACGGGGCGCAGCTTCAGGGAGCGGTGGTCACGATGAACGTGAACAAACCTTGAACCAACTCTTAGTTGAAATGGACGGTTTTGAAGAAAAAGACAATGTGATCGTGATTGCAGCGACCAACCGTTCTGATGTTTTAGACCCAGCCTTATTACGTCCAGGACGTTTTGACCGCCAAATCTTAGTGGGTCGTCCAGATGTGAAAGGCCGGGAAGCCATTCTGAAAGTTCACGCCCGCAATAAGCCACTAGCTCAAAATGTTGACCTCAAAGTGATTGCTCAACAAACACCAGGCTTTACCGGGGCGGAATTAGAAAACGTCCTCAACGAAGCCGCCTTATTAGCCGCTCGTTTAGATAAGAAGAGAATCGAAATGGTGGATGTGGATGAAGCCCAGGACCGCGTTATCGCTGGTCCGGCTAAACCAAACAGCCAACCAAGCTTAGAAGAGCGCCGGGTAACCGCCTTCCACGAGGCTGGACATACCGTCTGTGGTATGGTCTTAAGCGATGCTCGCGTTGTTCATAAGGTGACCATTGTTCCTCGTGGTAAAGCGGGGGGTTATGCAGTGATGCTACCTAAGGAAGATCAAACCATGCATTCCAAGAAAAACCTTCACGAACAAATTGTGGGGCTACTTGGAGGACGTGCTTCAGAAGAAATTTTCTTCGACACCCAGACCACTGGGGCATCCAATGACTTTGAACAGGCAACCTCTTTAGCCCGTAGCATGATTACTGAATATGGGATGAGTGAGGAATTAGGTCCGATTTCTTATGAAGGTAACCACTCCATGAGAGGCACCAACCCTTACCAACAAAAATCCTATTCAGGTGAAACAGCGGCTAAAATTGACCAAGAGCTCCGCAAGGTCATGGACCAAGCCTTGGAAGAAGCCAAAGATATCTTAAGTCAGCATAAGGAGCAAGTTCGTGTGATTGCTGAACATCTCTTAAAACTTGAGACCTTAAATGCTAAACAAATTAAGAGTCTATTTGAGAACGGTCATTTACCAGATGATGATGAAAGTCAACAAAGTGGTCATGAAAATGAACCAATTTCTTATGAAGAAGCCAAAGAGAACTTGAAGAAATCTCAAATTGAACGTCAAAAGAAGGTTCAAGAAGAGGTCGATGATTCCAAGGAAGAGACCATTAGCTCTCCAGAGGAAGACCGTCATGAGGATCATACAAATGAAACTCAAAATGACAATGTCCCTTCCCAAGAATCAAATGATGATGACCAAGAATAA
- the tilS gene encoding tRNA lysidine(34) synthetase TilS — MLELSQLAQMIYQKLLAEDSDYLASHKPYALAVSGGVDSMVLLRCFETLQATYGLNFFVIHINHRLRLESEAEQEMMVAYCQEHDLDLKVSFWQHGADLAGNVEAKARAFRYHAFGKILKDQASLRLVTAHHSDDQVETGLMRLVHGGHLASFKGMEFLSPLYTYPKAQILRPLLEIEKANLYDIARGEGIPYQEDMTNWDKHFQRNRFRQEIIPYLERESVNFKAHFRHFQTDLKALLDLAQAQLNQLLANLFDQEEGCFRIDLEALGQYSQAEQVLLMEMIFQRCEIPEVLAFTRKGMEELVDFLNQGAAQGQWALPGNYVLDKVYQAAFIRLKTRPASYYQVNRNVSDRQVELGGPSVQLEDFSLSWTLAGQEKHQDTSQSFYLSQSLSDQALTIRHRQAGDYLKLPSGSQQKIRRFFINEKIPQADRQTAWLIVRGQSWVLGILSQKGQWLYRYPLNGEAAFSQIQRV, encoded by the coding sequence ATGTTAGAGCTCAGTCAACTTGCCCAAATGATTTACCAAAAGTTATTGGCAGAAGATAGCGACTATTTAGCTAGTCACAAGCCCTATGCCCTGGCGGTTTCTGGTGGTGTAGATTCCATGGTCCTTTTAAGGTGCTTTGAGACACTGCAAGCGACTTATGGGCTAAATTTCTTTGTCATCCATATTAACCACCGCTTACGCTTGGAGTCAGAAGCCGAGCAGGAAATGATGGTGGCCTATTGCCAAGAGCACGACTTGGACCTCAAGGTAAGTTTTTGGCAGCATGGAGCCGATTTAGCTGGCAATGTAGAAGCCAAGGCCCGGGCCTTCCGCTACCATGCCTTTGGAAAAATTCTCAAAGACCAGGCCTCCTTGCGTTTGGTGACGGCCCACCATAGTGATGACCAGGTAGAAACCGGCTTAATGCGCCTGGTCCATGGCGGCCATTTGGCTAGTTTTAAGGGCATGGAGTTCCTTAGTCCGCTTTACACCTATCCCAAGGCCCAAATTCTCCGCCCCCTTTTAGAGATAGAAAAAGCTAACCTGTATGACATAGCAAGAGGTGAAGGAATTCCCTACCAGGAAGACATGACCAATTGGGATAAGCACTTCCAACGCAATCGTTTCCGTCAAGAGATTATTCCCTACCTAGAGCGGGAATCTGTTAACTTCAAGGCACATTTCCGTCATTTTCAAACCGACCTCAAAGCCTTATTGGACCTGGCACAAGCCCAGCTCAACCAGCTGCTGGCTAACTTATTTGACCAGGAAGAGGGCTGTTTTCGCATTGACTTGGAAGCCTTGGGTCAGTATTCTCAGGCGGAACAAGTCTTACTAATGGAGATGATTTTTCAGCGCTGTGAGATTCCAGAAGTCTTGGCCTTCACTCGGAAGGGAATGGAAGAATTGGTCGACTTTCTTAACCAGGGGGCTGCCCAGGGCCAATGGGCCTTGCCGGGAAATTATGTCCTGGATAAGGTCTACCAGGCCGCCTTTATCCGTTTGAAAACCCGCCCAGCTAGCTACTATCAAGTCAATCGGAATGTGTCAGATAGACAAGTCGAATTGGGCGGGCCTTCTGTCCAACTAGAAGATTTCTCCTTAAGCTGGACTTTGGCTGGTCAAGAAAAGCATCAGGACACTAGCCAGAGTTTTTACTTGTCCCAATCCCTAAGTGACCAAGCCCTGACTATCCGCCACCGGCAAGCTGGTGACTATCTCAAACTCCCTTCAGGAAGCCAGCAAAAAATCCGCCGTTTCTTTATTAATGAGAAGATCCCTCAAGCTGACCGTCAGACGGCATGGCTGATTGTCCGAGGCCAGTCTTGGGTCCTTGGAATCTTAAGTCAAAAGGGGCAATGGCTCTACCGCTATCCTCTGAACGGGGAGGCGGCTTTTAGCCAAATTCAGCGAGTCTAA
- a CDS encoding FtsB family cell division protein, whose amino-acid sequence MGDQGKENKNKITSIARYAGKKEQEDTKKQKWHDLIMRSLLGFCLLGSLLCLFGVFHAQLKTRSLSEQTEQAKQQRQSEQEIVDSLKNQVTLLNNESYLASLARAQYYLSKEGEIIFSTPEDNDSMKAKSLNKAYLEAQNNQNKVNNEKN is encoded by the coding sequence ATGGGCGACCAAGGCAAGGAAAATAAGAATAAAATTACTTCCATTGCACGCTACGCTGGTAAGAAGGAGCAAGAAGATACTAAGAAACAGAAATGGCATGACTTAATCATGCGCTCGCTCTTAGGATTTTGTTTACTAGGCTCCCTATTATGTCTGTTTGGCGTCTTCCATGCCCAACTTAAGACTCGGTCCTTAAGTGAACAAACTGAGCAGGCTAAGCAACAAAGACAGAGTGAACAAGAAATTGTTGACTCCCTAAAGAACCAAGTGACCTTATTAAATAATGAGTCTTACCTGGCGAGCTTAGCCCGGGCCCAATATTATCTCAGCAAAGAGGGCGAAATTATTTTCTCCACGCCTGAAGATAATGATTCCATGAAGGCAAAAAGTCTTAACAAGGCATACCTAGAAGCGCAAAATAATCAAAACAAAGTCAATAATGAAAAAAATTAG